In the genome of Vicia villosa cultivar HV-30 ecotype Madison, WI linkage group LG7, Vvil1.0, whole genome shotgun sequence, one region contains:
- the LOC131617203 gene encoding probable polygalacturonase At1g80170 yields the protein MENKIFLVSLLCLLIVANGVSGSMMCDNNDFGMLEELNKLAIEEEYEIEELSDIPSWTSQRGGKVLVNVDSFGAAGDGETDDTEALQKAWGVACSTSKAVLLVPQGRRYLVNATRFIGPCKDNLIIQIDGTLVAPDDPKSWDSKLPRVWLDFSKLNKAVFQGSGVIDGSGSKWWAASCKKNKTNPCRGAPTAFTIDTSSGIKVKGLTIQNSQQMHFTISRCDSVRILGVKVSSPGDSPNTDGIHISESTNVIVQDCKIGTGDDCISIVNASSNIKMKRIYCGPGHGISIGSLGKDNSTGVVTKVILDTAFIKDATNGLRIKTWQGGAGYVRGVRFQNVRVENVSNPILIDQFYCDSPTTCQNQESALEISEIMYQNISGTTNSAKAIKFDCSDSVPCSKLILSNVDLEKQDGTVETYCHSAQGFGYGVVHPSADCLSSNDQISQDDDQSQSITSQDDDDIRHTEL from the exons ATGGAAAACAAAATTTTCTTGGTTTCTTTACTTTGTTTGCTGATAGTGGCAAATGGAGTTTCAGGAAGCATGATGTGTGACAACAACGACTTTGGCATGCTTGAAGAACTCAACAAGTTGGCGATAGAGGAAGAATATGAGATAGAGGAACTTTCTGACATACCTTCATGGACAAGCCAGCGCGGCGGAAAGGTTCTTGTCAATGTTGATAGCTTTGGTGCTGCAGGAGATGGAGAAACCGATGATACTGAG GCTCTTCAAAAAGCATGGGGAGTTGCTTGTTCTACATCAAAAGCTGTTCTATTGGTTCCACAAGGACGCCGTTACCTTGTTAATGCAACGAGATTCATAGGGCCTTGTAAGGACAATTTAATCATCCAG ATTGATGGAACATTGGTTGCCCCGGATGATCCTAAGAGCTGGGATTCAAAACTTCCACGCGTTTGGCTCGATTTTTCTAAATTGAACAAAGCTGTTTTCCAAGGCTCTGGAGTTATCGACGGCTCAGGAAGTAAATGGTGGGCAGCATCTTGCAAAAAGAACAAGACTAAT CCTTGCAGAGGCGCACCAACA GCATTTACCATTGATACAAGTTCAGGTATAAAGGTGAAAGGACTGACTATCCAGAATAGCCAACAGATGCATTTTACGATCTCGCGATGCGATTCTGTTCGAATTTTAGGAGTGAAAGTGTCTTCACCAGGAGACAGTCCAAACACTGACGGAATTCATATTAGTGAATCAACAAATGTCATTGTCCAAGACTGCAAAATCGGAACAG GGGATGATTGCATTTCAATTGTGAATGCTAGTTCCAATATCAAAATGAAGAGAATTTATTGTGGACCGGGTCATGGAATCAG cATTGGAAGCCTTGGTAAAGACAACTCAACTGGTGTTGTCACAAAAGTGATTTTGGATACAGCATTTATAAAAGATGCCACCAATGGTCTCAGAATTAAGACATGGCAG GGAGGTGCTGGATATGTTCGAGGGGTACGCTTTCAGAATGTGAGAGTCGAAAATGTATCAAACCCGATTCTTATAGATCAATTTTACTGTGATTCACCAACCACATGTCAAAACCAG GAATCAGCTTTGGAGATCAGTGAGATAATGTACCAAAACATAAGTGGGACTACAAATAGTGCTAAGGCCATTAAATTTGATTGTAGTGACAGTGTTCCATGCAGCAAATTAATACTAAGCAATGTTGATTTGGAGAAACAAGATGGCACAGTTGAAACATATTGCCATTCAGCTCAAGGATTTGGATATGGAGTAGTTCATCCTTCTGCAGATTGCCTTAGTTCCAATGATCAAATCTCTCAAGATGATGATCAATCTCAATCTATTACTTCtcaagatgatgatgatattCGTCACACCGAATTATAA
- the LOC131619013 gene encoding pentatricopeptide repeat-containing protein At5g27110-like, protein MGLLGIRETSTTLASVINLCTNAGLCIEGSQVHCRVVKFGFLKNVFVGGALVGFYMGFKMSGVAVKLFDELSERNLAVWNVMLRGFCEMGDLEELLGFYSRMCFEDVEPNGVSFCYLIRGCSSDRRFHEGTMFQSCVLKMGLVESNVFVANGLVDFYSSCGCFVGARKCFEGIKVEDVISWNSLVSVYADNDLVIEALEFFNVMLKCGHRPSVRSFVGFLNLCSRTKDNGLGKQIHCCVVKFGFDESSVFVQSALIDMYGKCLDIESSVAVFECLPKRTLECCNSMMTSLSHCGATEDVVELFGLMVDEGLMPDEVTVSTTLKALSVSASASFTSSLLLHCFALKSGVEGDTAVACSLMDAYSRCGHVELSHQIFESVRTPNAICYTSMINGYARNGMGKEGLSLLHAMIKKGVKPDGVTFLCALTGCSHTGLIEEGRLLFNSMESLHNVHPDRRHFSCMVDLLCRAGLLHEAEEFLLKAHGKGDCFMWSSLLQSCRVHKNDEVGTRAAEMLVNLDPDDPAVWLQASNFYAEIGKFDASRQTRDVAIARKMTREIGCSLIEIRQ, encoded by the coding sequence ATGGGTTTGTTGGGGATAAGAGAAACCTCAACTACTTTGGCGTCTGTTATAAATCTTTGTACCAATGCTGGGCTTTGCATAGAAGGTTCTCAGGTTCATTGTAGAGTTGTAAAGTTTGGATTTTTGAAGAATGTGTTTGTTGGTGGTGCGCTTGTTGGGTTCTATATGGGTTTTAAGATGAGTGGGGTTGCAGTTAAACTGTTTGATGAGTTGTCTGAGAGAAATttggctgtttggaatgtgatgcTACGTGGGTTTTGTGAAATGGGGGATTTGGAAGAGTTGCTTGGGTTTTACTCTAGGATGTGTTTTGAAGATGTGGAACCAAATGGGGTTAGTTTTTGTTATTTGATTAGGGGGTGTAGTAGTGATAGAAGGTTTCATGAAGGGACGATGTTTCAGAGCTGTGTTTTGAAGATGGGTTTGGTGGAATCTAATGTTTTTGTTGCTAATGGTTTGGTGGATTTTTACTCTTCGTGTGGGTGTTTTGTTGGTGCAAGGAAGTGTTTTGAAGGGATAAAGGTTGAGGATGTTATTTCATGGAACTCTTTGGTTTCTGTTTATGCTGACAATGATTTGGTCATTGAAGCTTTGGAGTTTTTTAATGTTATGCTAAAGTGTGGACATCGGCCGTCGGTTCGTTCGTTTGTCGGGTTCTTGAATTTATGTAGTAGAACTAAGGATAATGGTTTGGGGAAACAGATTCATTGTTGTGTTGTGaaatttggttttgatgaaaGTAGTGTGTTTGTTCAATCTGCTTTGATTGATATGTATGGAAAGTGTTTGGACATTGAGAGTTCTGTGGCCGTATTTGAATGCCTTCCTAAGAGAACTTTGGAGTGTTGTAATTCGATGATGACTTCTTTGTCTCATTGTGGTGCCACTGAAGATGTAGTGgaattgtttggattgatggttGATGAAGGTCTTATGCCAGATGAAGTTACCGTCTCAACAACACTGAAGGCGTTATCTGTGTCTGCTTCGGCAAGTTTCACCAGCTCTTTATTACTGCATTGTTTTGCACTGAAATCGGGTGTTGAAGGGGACACTGCAGTTGCATGTTCCCTTATGGATGCGTATTCAAGATGTGGACATGTGGAACTATCTCATCAGATTTTTGAGTCTGTTCGAACACCGAATGCTATTTGCTATACTTCTATGATCAATGGTTATGCCCGAAACGGAATGGGGAAAGAAGGTCTTTCATTGCTTCATGCTATGATCAAGAAAGGCGTAAAACCGGACGGAGTTACCTTCTTATGTGCATTAACGGGATGTAGTCACACCGGACTGATTGAAGAAGGAAGATTACTCTTTAACTCAATGGAATCTCTTCACAACGTTCATCCAGATCGGCGGCATTTTTCATGCATGGTGGATCTTTTATGCCGTGCAGGACTTCTACACGAAGCTGAAGAGTTTCTTTTAAAAGCACACGGAAAAGGAGATTGTTTCATGTGGAGTTCTTTACTCCAAAGTTGCAGGGTTCACAAGAACGATGAGGTTGGAACAAGGGCAGCAGAAATGTTGGTTAATCTAGACCCAGATGACCCTGCAGTGTGGTTGCAAGCTTCAAATTTTTACGCCGAGATAGGAAAATTCGACGCATCAAGGCAAACAAGAGACGTTGCTATAGCAAGGAAGATGACTAGAGAGATTGGTTGCAGTTTGATTGAGATACGACAATGA